A window of Gossypium raimondii isolate GPD5lz chromosome 7, ASM2569854v1, whole genome shotgun sequence genomic DNA:
TCGAttgaactatttttttaaagaaaatatttctatttttatgttttaaatgattCATTTAATCGAATAATACAAAACAGTAGTCTGATCAGTTCGACCACCGTTTTAGTTCTAAAAACTTTGCTTAGAGTATATTTAATCTTCAAActtttactctataatttgatacaaacaaataaacaacTTAGGGAAAAAGGTGAGTGTACCATACTAACACATTATAAAAGTAGGGAGcaattatctaaataaaatattagttttacttttcttaaaaataaatttaaaaatataaaaataaattttgagctaacaattaatttgatttttagataCAAAAGGTAACATAAGTAGTGGGTAAAGAGTGTTTTTTAATCATTACAATAGTAGAAAGAGGATGACAAAGTTTgaacttatataatttatatgtaaaataagaACTTTAACCGCTACAAGCAATTTTAAgtaaagattttaatttttttggttgaacatatctttttagggtaaactatattaGTAGCTACTCaattatgtttcatttttcttttttggttaccCAATTATCTTGGATTTTTGAGTGTTTTCACTTTTATGTTTGTCATCTagtgaccaaaaaagacaaaattaattagttgagtgatcattttgtaacttttcatagttgggtgactaaaaaagaaatttactaatagttagGTGACGAAAAAAATCATAGTTGTGCGACCTCTACtataatttacctttttcttaATGCAAtgaagttaatatttttattttaatttatgtaaattttaatttattttttgaaatgttaatacttgattgaattgaatgttactTTTAACAATTGCAGATGGTCACTGATTGCTGGTAGACTACCAGGAAGAACAGCAAACGATGTGAAAAACTATTGGAACACCCACttgcttaaaaaaaatatagatacttTCACTAAAACCTCGAACCCGAAATCTTATCAACTAAAATCTAATACTAAGGTTATCAAGCCTCGGCCTCAGATCTTATCAAAGCgtaattttcttgtaaatttagatgaatacaacaataataacaataacaataacaacaacCGTGCAGAAACAAGCAACAACGTGGTATTGGCTAACTGCGGTGACAACCACGGTGGATACTGTTTCCCTGACCATGATGAGATCATGTGGTGGGAAAATATgatgatgaatgaaaagaagGTTGATGGCCATCAGCTACAATGTTCAGCCAATGACATTGATGAAAGTGTGTTGGACCAAATTATGAATGAAGACAATTTTGGCAATACTATGGATGAGCTTTTTCTTGATGAGGAACCGTGGAATGTGTTCAACCCATAGCCATAAATAttgtgtatgtatgtgtgtatatatatggttgtttgttgtttttgatgTGATAAGTAGTAAGtgacaataaaaataatttgtattagATATATTagtaatagaatttttaaatatgttgaCTACCAACTTCATAAAGttttagtgtttattacttAAAATGTTTTATGTGTGCATGGTGAAATATGTGTTTATACTTGAGCTAATGTGTATGTTGAGTTGTAATTGGATTAATTTATtgtcaattataaaatttgagatagacataaaaatttagttacgtaatttgaaaacttttcacATCTATATGGTCTTGAATAatctattataaattaatttgtataagACATGATTTAAGTCCAACTCTCGAAGTTTCATTCTCATTCATATACCAATAAAATATGACAAAATGCATTATGAAAAACTTTTATtgtatacaaataaaaaattataatttaagcattttaatatcaaatttttaaccTTGACCTctccataattttataattttatctcaatcccccaaataaaatttctagtttCACCTTGCTTTCTGACTTCTTTTCTTCCACCAGCTTTGTCAGTTTTAGCCAACAACAAGATGAAAGTGAGAGGCTCGGAGCACTTTAGCCTCTCTCCCATCTcgtcattttcttttcctttgtgtTCCATTTTACAACATAATAATAAGTCGGTCTTAGTGTGCTTGACGTTGGGAACATCCTTGGCCACCTCCAATGTCGAGGTGATTTTGTCTTCCTTCTATGTGAGTGTTGTTGCAATTGTTTACGTATTTTGACGATGACGCCATTtgaaaaatttgaccgttgtaTAGATTTTTTAAGCTTTCTAAAATAGCCTAATTTGATACGAGTTTTTCTTAGTTATTGTATCAGGTTAGCAGAGACGTGTTCATTGCAACAAAGGTAAGGACATTGATAGAGTTCTCCTTGCTATAATGGCTGAACACAAAATAGACCAATGAGAGCTTCTGTCATCACTTTGTCTTTATCAACAATGACGATTTGATTCAAACGTAATTTCTCCTTTTTCTCGAATTTAGATTTCTGCCCGATTGTTCTTTTTCTTGGGCtttttgctttatctaccttgAACTAATTGTAGAATTGTGTACAAGATGTAGTTGTCACATCTCAAAAATGGGTTTAGAAGAATTAGGTTAGTAGAAAAAGAGTCGTCACGTTGTGACTTTtagtttgtaaatttattttaagaaagaGTTCCTAGCTAAATAGTTAAGAGAAAGTAAGGAGTGAGTATAGCTGGCTTCGAGATCTAAGTTCGATTTCCTTCccttgtaaaaaattaaattttagtatttttgctCCCCTTGTACAGTTCATAACTGTCCTCTAGTCAACTGTTAGATTTCAGTTTAACTCAAACACTGAAAAACtgattattttgaataattaaaagatttatCTAAATTATCTTGAAGATAatatcagttttttttaaaaggactaagctaatatttttgttttctttcttttcattttgttttctttttctctcctttCTTTCCTCACCCTTTCCCTCTCCTCCTTTCCTCCTCTACGTGTGGCTGTCCCACCACCTTTTCTCCTCCACCAGTAGTGGTGCcatcttgttttttttctccttttcttctctttttgcTGCTCGtccttcttcaattttcttccctattgtatttcattttttagCCCTCAAGCCGCCtgattgttgttattattttcaGCACCATTACTACCCGTTTTGTTACTTTCTATTGTTGCACATTGCAACCCCTTTGTTGCTGATTTTTCCTCTTGTGTTGTCGTCCATAAAGCCTTGTTGGTGCTGTAACTGAAACTAACAGACTCAGCACAGACTTGTCGAGCAAGTCTCGAGACTTGCTGAGCAAACAAGAGAATTCGAgtaaaagaaaggaagaaaagctaagaaaaatgaagaggaaaAATTGATGAACAAACTGATCTTCAttcattaaattgaataatgacaTAATGCCAATACATAAACCAAGCACTAAGCTTGTCAAAAACAGCAAGTAATTACCTAAACTTCACCTACTCCCACTAATTACAtggaaacttgaaattttagctTGTAAACCTATACAAAGTTGTGTTTACTCATACATAAGCTAATTACATCACCAACAACCTAACTTAGTTAAAAATGAACTAAGATTACATTTCATTGActagaaattacaaaataaacaaaataagtttGCATCAGCAGCTCCTGCATGTCTTGGTCTTCATGGCCTGCATGCTGTCGAGTTTGCTGCATGCTGAACCAACTTCATCAAGCCTCCTTGGTTTGCATGGAGCAAACACCTAGCTTCTTTCTTAGACATTCGAACCTTGTGACACTAAGGGCTTTGGTTAAAATGTCTGCAAGTTGATCCTCTGAATTACAGTGGATCAGCTTTACTTCCTGAGCTTGCTCCATTTCTCGAACAATATGTAACTTGATGCTGAAATGCTTTGTCCTTCCATGGAACACTGGATTTTTAGCAATTGCTACTGCAGATTGGTTGTCACAGAAGATCTCAGTAGCTTCCTCCTGATGCACATTCAAGTCAGCCAAGATTTTCCTTAGCCATATGGCTTGGTTGATAGCATTTGCTGCTGCCACATACTCTGCTTCAGCAGTAGATTGAGCCACTAGACTTTGCTTCTTCGAGCTCCAGCAAAACATGGCTGAACCAAGGTTAAAAACATACCCTGAGGTGCTTTTCATGTCATCTATCGAGCCAGCCCAGTCACTATCAGTGTAGCCAACCAGCTTCAGATTTCCTTCTTTGCTATACTTCAAACCATAGTTTAAAGTGCCTTTGACATATCTCAGCACTCTCTTTGGAGCTTGGAAATGCTTCTCATTGCAGCAATGCAAGAACCTTGAGAGCAATCCTACAGCATACATGATGTCTGGTCTAGTGGCAGTCAAGTATAGCAAGCAACCAGCTAGACTCCTGTAGGTTGTTTCACATACCTTCTCAAAATCACCTTGGCTCGATAGTTTTTCTCCAACAGCAACAGGTGTTTTAGTTGCCTTGCTGTTTTGCATGGAAAACTTGGTCAGAATCTTTGTGGCAAAGCTTCTCTGGTTTAGAAATATCCCATTCTGTACTTGAGACACCTCCATTCCAAGAAAATAGGACATCTCCCCAAGATCAGACATTTCAAACACTTCCTGCATCTTGGTCTTGAAATTAGCCAGCACTGCTCGATCTCCTCCTGTCACCAGAAGGTCATCAACATACAGGGATACAATGAGTTGTATTTGTGTCCCTTGTTTCTTGACATACAGTGTTGGCTCACTCTTGCTTCGATCGAATCCCAGATCAGTCAAGTAGCCATCGATTCTGCTGTACCAGGCCCTTAGAGCCTGTTTTAATCCATATAGGGCCTTCTTCAGTTTGTAGACCATATGCTCTCTGCCACCTATTTCAAACCCTtgtggttgttcaacatagaTGTCTTCATCTAAGAAACCATTTAGAAAGGCTGACTTCACATCAAGTTGATGGATTTTCCATTCGAGCTGTGCTGCTAAGGCAATCAGTAGTCTGATGGTGTCGAGCCTGGCCACTGGTGCAAAGGTCTCCAGGTAGTCCAGGCCATACCTCTGACTGAACCCCTTGACAACTAGCCTTGCTTTCAGTTTGTTCAAGGTTCCATCAACATTGTCCTTGACTTTGTACACCCATTTCACCCCAATCACTTTCCTTCTGACTGGCCTTTCAACCAATTCCCAGGTCTGGTTCTTCTCAATCATGCTGATCTCTTCAGCCATTGCCTGCTTCCACCCTTGCTGAGCCTCAGCCTCTTCAAAGTTGCTTGGTTCAGCTATGGCTACATGAGCCCTTTCATAAATCTCAGTCAATGGCCTTGTTCCTCTGACTGGTACATCATCAATGTCCATTTCTGGAACATTTTGGTCTGGCTCAGCTTGGTCTGTTGCTAGTTCTTCAGAAACTTCTTCAGGTTCATGTCTTTCCCAGTTCCAACATGACCTTTCATCAAATACCACATCCCTGCTAACTGACACCTTGTTTGTTGAAGGATCCAAGATCCTATAGCCCTTCTTAACAGTGTTGTAGCCCACCAGTACACCAGGTTGAGCCCTTTCAGACAATTTGTCCCTTTTAACAGCAGGTACATGTGCATAACAGATGCATCCAAAGACCTTCAGATGAGCCAGTGATGGCTTGAAGCCAAACCAGGCCTCGAATGGAGTCTTCTGATCCAAAGCCTTGGTTGGAAGtctattttgaatgtatgttgcAATGTTAACTGCTTCTGCCCATAGTGTTTTAGGCAGATTCTTCTGAATCATCAAGCACCTTGCCATATCCATCAAACTTCTATTCTTCCTCTCACTTACACCATTCTGCTGAGGTGTATAtgtgttggtaagttgatgttTGATGCCTGCCTTATCACAAAAGGCTTGGAACTGAGCTGAGGTGTACTCAGTCCCATTATCAGACCTTATGGTCTTCAGCTTGCAGCCTGTTTCAGTCTCAGAAGCAGTCTTGAACTTCCAAAACACTGAGGCCACctctgatttttgttttaagaaGTAAATCTAGCAATatcttgaaaaatcatcaatgaacagTATAAAATACTTGTTTCCACTTAATGACTCAGTCTTCATAGGGCCACACACATCAGTATGCACCAGTTTGAGTTTTTCAAAGGCTCTCCAGGCTTGATTCGAGGGAAATGGGAGTCTGGCCTGCTTTCCTAGTTGACATACTTTACATACATCATCATGGTCCATCGAGTTGATGAAATTTTCAGCCAGTCCTCTCGACCATTCGCCATCGATCCAAGTTGGCATGTCCATCTTTGATGCCACACTTGGATTCATCCGAAGTGGTCGTGTAGGCAATGTCGACTTCTTTGTCCATCAACCACAAAGCTCTTATCACCATAGGATCGCCATCGTttggatccacttggatcacCGATTTGGCATCGTGGTCTTTAAACACAATGAATAACCTTTTTCCAAAGAATCGAGCTATCTCGAAGCGAGTTTTCATCAATTTGTGCACCAACAAAGATATTTGAAATCACTTTGGTACCTGTAAGGGTGCATATCAGCACATCACCCTTGCCTTCAGCTTGAATAAAATGACCATTTCCTATTTTGACTTTAGTTCTGCAGCTTCTGTCTAAAGACTTGAATATTGCAGCATCAGGTGTCATGTGGTTGGTGCATCCACTGTCTAGGAGCCAACCAGATGAGGACCTTTCCTGAGCAGCTGAGCATGACACAACAAAGACTTGCTCCTCTTGATCACTGTCCTCCTTAGCTACTCGAGCCTCAACTTTCATCTGTTGAAACTGATTCTACCTCGATTTGGTCTTACTCTTGCAGACTCTCTCAACATGACCCTTCTTCTTACAATACTGACATACAGCTTCTGGATTAAACCAGCACTTTTCTTCTGGATGACCAACCCTTCTGCAGTGCTTGCAAGTCTGACCTTCTCTCCTTGCAGCATCATTCTTTGGTTTGTCTCTCCAGGCCTTCTTGCCTTTGTAGGCAGTATTTGTTCTTGCCTGAAGGGCACCTTCTTGGTGCTCCTCCAGTCTGCTTGCTCTCCTCTGCTCTTGAGCATATAGAGCATTGATCAACTCTGTCAGGAAGATGATGGACAGATCCCTTGAGTCCTCGAGAGATGAGATTTTTGCCTCATACCTCTCAGGCAGAGTTGCTATaaccttctccactatcctaGCTTCATTGAACGCGCTCTCCAAGGAGCCCGATGTCATTAACCACGCCCATAATCCTGTCAGAATATTGCTTGacagtttcttcttccttcatcttcaaattctcgaaatcTCTCCTCAAGTTCAACAACTGTTGCTGCCTTGTCCTTTCTGTCCCTTGAAACTCTTCCTGCAACTTGTCCCAGGCCTGTTTTGGTGATTCACATGCTATAATCCTTGTGAAAATCACATCAGACACTGAGTTCTGGATGCAAGACATGGCTTTGTGCCTCTTGGTCCTCTCATCAGCATGCTGCCTGATCTGAGCCACTGTTGGATTGCCTCTAAGTGGTTCTGGTTCAACATCTGAGTTGACCACCTCCCACAGATCGTATGCCTGCAGGTAGGTCTTCATTTTGACCACCCATATGTGATAGCCTTCTCCATTGAAGACTTGAGGTCCAGCTGGTGAAAAGCTTGATGAAGCCATGTATTTGTATAACAGATCCCTTAAGAAATaggctctagataccaattgttgatGCTGTAACTGAAACTAACAGACTCAGCACAGACTTGTCGAGCAAGTCTCGAGACTTGCTGAGCAAACAAGAGAATTTGAgtaaaagaaaggaagaaaagctaagaaaaatgaagaggaaaAATTGATGAACAAACTGATCTTCAttcattaaattgaataatggcATAATGCCAATACATAAACCAAGCACTAAGCTTGTCAAAAACAGCAAGTAATTACCTAAACTTCACCTACTCCCACTAATTACAtggaaacttgaaattttagctTGTAAACCTATACAAAGTTGTGTTTACAGCTCATACATAAGCTAATTACATCAGTCAACAACCTAACTTAGTTAAAAATGAACTAAGATTACATTTCATTGActagaaattacaaaataaacaaaataagtttGCATCGCATGACTCTTGCATGTCTTGGTCTTCATGGCTCGCATCTTTGTCGAGTTTCTTTGCATCTTTGAACCAACTTCATCAAGCCTTCACTTTGCATTTGCTTTCCTCCTTTAATTTATTGTCATTTTCCACCGTTTATTCTAGCCTCTTTGTTACGATTTTTGGTTACCAAAAATGTTCTTTTTGTTGTTCGTTTAACCCATTTTTTTGAAGCTCAAAATAGCCCCCTTTGTTGTCAACATTTGTGGTGTTGCCGCCCCTTTTAATCATCACGAGGGgctgttgtttttcttttcatttgctGCCCTTCATTGCTGTCTTATTGTGCACtatttcctttttaaataagCCCCTTTATTTGGTTGAATACCATTCAATTTCATTTGAGATCACATCTCGGATCTAGGAAAAGGGAAAGCGTAAGTGTGGATTCAGGCAAGATCTAGTATTGTTTTTTTcccaataatttttatactttggCCAAATGCCTCCAAGGCTATGagtgatttttaattgttgatttatGTGTTATTTTGGTCTTAGGAACTTATCTAAACGCCTCGGATTAGCGGTGACCACGGAATCAATTCACATATTTGGTTAGTGGCAAAACAGTGTAAGTATGCTTTTTGAAAGCATATCAAAATTGTCGTTAGTGATTCATTGGTTGCTTGAACCCTTTTGGGGATCCCTAAAGCTGGTTTTAACTAAGTTTTATGATGTTTAGGTGCGGATCCGATCTAGGTTAGTCTAGATGTAACACATCAAACCCGACCGTATAATAAGATCCAAGTATGGTATGGCATTacttaaaatcaaactaaatttaaaacattttaggAGAAACTTTATATAATTCTTACAAAGTTATAAATACAAGACAAATATTAACTGTTACTTTACCAAGGTTTGAATGAAAACATCTACagcttaaaaataatatacaaaccATATGGCgtataagttaaaatataataacatcattaaacaaaatatattaatttaaaaccaaGCATTAATACTTCCTAGAAATCTcataaaaatagagttttattaaaacaaaagttCTTTGTACAAATCATTTACAAATAAACTTATATGCCACCTCTTCGAGTCATGCATGACGCAAAATAAAATAGTCAGCTCACAATAGTAGTAGCATTCTAGCGTAGTCCGTCTAAAAAAGCTTTCCTTCAATTACCAAGCCTAAGAAGGAAAATGTAAcaaagtaagttcatatgaacttactgaGTTCCAAAGACAAATCATACATAACATTACTGATAATACATTTGAACCTTTTTGAAAGATTTACACACATCCACATAGTACGCCCAATGCTGTATACTGGAATgatgaaaatgtgcaagtgtacacaatcgtatcaagtaataaagtgacaagtaatgtcgagttatcgtacccacagagGCTATGCAAGAagatatttatgaaatgcaaatttaaacaatttggttatgaaaaatttgaagaggtgttgtaaaactaaaaattaactaagtaatttaactaagaaaataaaaagtaaaaatatttcaatgCATGATTTCTAAAAGAtaagtttaatcaatatgacataaatgtgttagatcaattttattctttaacttagaataattaaagatgtgtttatgttgttacgaataatttCACACAAGAATCGGATAAATTGCTAACTAATGCACATACTTACCTATTAGAACCTATTAATCTCTTGAccatatctctatgtcaattcaactgattaatttaattttaataagcaaataaaagattacgtgagataataatatatctctatattgaaacaatttgATCACAATAAttttgcaagttatgcaaggctaatgtattgtTTAATACCGTCATTAATTTTACTCTCAATTACCTTAGAAGAAcaaacatgcaccaattaaatattgtgtccattaattacaattttaatccgtttaaataattaattcaattgttacCTTACAACTAaaatgcaagtataacataagcatgattttatttaattgaacaatttaTTGAGACctaataacaacacaaacacatttTTAATAATCTAAGCAAACACAatgcaattaatctaacacgaaaggaatttaagtcattttaattaattgaagaacaATAATACAAATATTCATGTTCACAAAACTTAAAACCAAGTTTAAGAGAAGGGAACTAGAAGAACAAATCTCGATGGTTTTTCAAAGCCAGACTAGCGCGCTCCTCTCTTCTGCTCGATTACTGCTGATCCAAGGCCTTCATGAACACTCGATTATTGCTACTCCAAGAGGCGtacaaggtttttttttcaagaGGGGAAATTGACAAGGGACGAAGGGAATTGAAAGGCAACTAgaagggagaaagaaagaaaatctgAGAGAGACAGAGAGAGAGATGTGTGAAGTGAGGGATGAGAAATGAGGGAGTGAAGGGGGCTTTTTATAGGTGGATATGACTACTAAAAATAGCTTGTGGCTAAAAATAGCAAGCTTAAAAAGGGGAGGGGtttgaacaaaattaaagaCAAGTTCAAGGGCTGATTTGCAGTTACAAAAATCAGCTAAAATAGCTGATTGGGGCAACTACATGGGACAGGTTGGGCTGCTAAATTTCTTGGTGGACCAGTCCTCTTCACTTTGCACAACTAGACCCCTTTCTCTTCATCAAGCTTGTAATTAATTGTAACCCAATTTGTGttggatcaaaattaattataaaatgtgttCACTAATTATTATGGGACCATCTATGGTTGGAAAAACAATCAACCATACTCTTGGGTCACTTGATACAAAAATTGCCTTAACGGTTCAAGCTTCTCAAGGTGACTGCTGAGCCAATTTTCACCCTTTGTgcaaaactatcaaaaataaatcaaatttgtatacatttattataaaaataactaaaatttaatatgttcataatttgagttcaatttaattattttataattaacgcatttaattattatcatgTTCAATTATTATCATGATAGAAAGAATAGACTAAATGATTTCTTAATAAAGACATGCTAAATTCTtaccaattaatttttattccatCATTTAAGACTAAACTGAAATcactaagtttaatttatacatccatatgttgaacttaagaatttctctccactaatgtagtcaGCATAGAAATCTGAATCAATAGGCcttttaaataggttgtaacgtggctaggCTAAGgataggtaaaagatagataattttgagctaaaaccctagactcagcttacATCGGACCTTCGGAATAAATACCTCCACATTCACCAACTAATTTTGCTTTTGAGTACGCATGCTCCttgtacatctattttttttagtacatatgctctcttttcttttctttttttctagcATATTACtgcatgtactacaattttgtgtttttgataCTTCTTCTCAACTTCCCAAACTTATCTTCAGAGAATATTTTAGATAggctgagtctagtgtttgggataatttagatataattataaGAGAAGTGTTGACTTATTATTGCaaggttcaaataaaatcaggccatatagtctctgtcacatcccaaaaactaggttagaagaaattgggttCGTGAAATCAAAAGTGGTCACACCCTGATTTTTTAGTTAAGAACGTGAAGTTTTTTTCAAGTCAATTAATCTGGTTCAATGGTTGAGAGATGTAAGTAGTGTGTGCAAGGTTCCAGGTTTGAATCATTTCCCTTGAATTTTTGCTATTTTGCCTAAACCCTTATCTTTGAACTTATAGCctatatgttattttttctcaattgatgTCAAGAATGAGTCTGTTGGTTCAGTAGTAAGGTGTTAGCTTATCCctaggtcttgtgttcgaatcttgTGTGTGTGCAAA
This region includes:
- the LOC105789150 gene encoding uncharacterized protein LOC105789150, whose amino-acid sequence is MASSSFSPAGPQVFNGEGYHIWVVKMKTYLQAYDLWEVVNSDVEPEPLRGNPTVAQIRQHADERTKRHKAMSCIQNSVSDVIFTRIIACESPKQAWDKLQEEFQGTERTRQQQLLNLRRDFENLKMKEEETSAFNEARIVEKVIATLPERYEAKISSLEDSRDLSIIFLTELINALYAQEQRRASRLEEHQEGALQARTNTAYKGKKAWRDKPKNDAARREGQTCKHCRRVGHPEEKCWFNPEAVCQYCKKKGHVERVCKSKTKSR
- the LOC105789158 gene encoding transcription factor MYB1 isoform X1 — protein: MEGSSLRVRKGAWTEEEDLLLKKCIEKYGEGKWHQVPARAGLNRCRKSCRLRWLNYLKPNIKRGHFAADEVDLIIRLHNLLGNRWSLIAGRLPGRTANDVKNYWNTHLLKKNIDTFTKTSNPKSYQLKSNTKVIKPRPQILSKRNFLVNLDEYNNNNNNNNNNRAETSNNVVLANCGDNHGGYCFPDHDEIMWWENMMMNEKKVDGHQLQCSANDIDESVLDQIMNEDNFGNTMDELFLDEEPWNVFNP